One stretch of Glycine soja cultivar W05 chromosome 7, ASM419377v2, whole genome shotgun sequence DNA includes these proteins:
- the LOC114420250 gene encoding C2 and GRAM domain-containing protein At1g03370-like isoform X4: MKLVVRVIEAKNLATTDSNGLSDLYVRVQLGKQKFKTKVVKSLNPTWDEKFAFWVDDLKDSLVISVMDEDKFFNYEYVGRLKVPISLVFEEEIKSLGTAWYSLKSKNKKYKNKQCGEIHLSIFISQNNASEELNDIGDQLLPPRKCPDAITTSLSMSSTGFSSSSSPVREETTSCSSKEEKSCMQQRSFAGRIAQIFNKGPDVSSVSPSRSIDLDQSETNKAVVGEIKIEEDQSSNETFEETMKKIQSADQGSEIPNNLSGGVLIDQLYIVAPEDLNVLLFSPDSNFPKSLSEEQGTSELQICPWKLENGGETLKRSLTYIKAATKLIKAVKGYEDQTYLKADGKNFAVLGSVSTPDVMYGTTFRVEVLYVITPGPELPSGEQCSRLVISWRMNFLQSTMMKGMIESGARQGMKDSFDQYATLLCQTVKPVVSKDLGSSKEQALATLRPEPQSILKLAMQYLANFTVFTTFLMVSYVLVHIYLAAPRTIQGLEFVGFDLPDSIGEFVVCIVLVLQGERVLGLISRFMQARARARKGSDHGIKAQGEGWMLTVALIEGSNLATVDSGAFCDPYVVFTCNGKTRTSSIKFKKSDPLWNEIFEFDAMDDPPSVLDVEVYDFDGPCDKAASLGRVEINFLKTNISDLADIWVSLEGKLALACHSKLHLKVFLNNTRGGDVVKHYISKMEKEVGKKINLRSPQTNSAFQKLFGLPPEEFLINDFTCHLKRKMPLQGRLFVSARIIGFHANLFGHKTKFFLLWEDIEDIQIIPPTFSSMGSPIIVITLWPGRGVDARHGAKTQDEEGRLKFRFQSFVSFNVANRTIMALWKARSLSPEQKVQLVEEDSETKSLRSEESGSFIGLGDVSMSEVHSSALSVP, encoded by the exons atgaagctCGTGGTTCGTGTGATTGAGGCAAAAAACTTGGCAACGACAGATTCCAATGGGCTAAGTGATTTGTACGTGCGGGTACAGTTGGGAAAACAAAAGTTCAAAACCAAAGTGGTGAAAAGTTTGAATCCAACGTGGGATGAAAAATTTGCTTTTTGGGTTGACGACCTTAAAGATTCGCTTGTTATCTCTGTGATGGATGAAGATAAGTTCTTTAATTATGAATACGTGGGAAGGCTTAAGGTGCCTATCTCACTTGTTTTTGAAGAGGAAATTAAATCCCTTGGCACTGCTTGGTATTCTTTGAAATCCAAAAACAAGAAGTACAAGAACAAGCAATGTG GTGAGATTCATTTGAGTATATTCATTTCCCAAAATAATGCCTCTGAGGAGTTAAATGACATTGGTGATCAGTTATTACCTCCAAGAAAATGTCCTGATGCAATTACCACTTCTCTTTCAATGTCTTCCACTGGCTTTTCAAGCTCGTCTTCTCCTGTAAGGGAAGAAACTACATCTTGCAGTTCTAAGGAGGAGAAATCTTGTATGCAACAAAGATCATTTGCTGGTCGAATTgctcaaatttttaataaaggTCCTGATGTGTCTTCAGTGTCACCCAGCAGAAGTATTGACTTGGACCAATCTGAAACAAACAAAGCTGTAGTTGGTGAGATCAAGATTGAGGAAGATCAGTCCTCTAATGAGACTTTCGAAGAaactatgaaaaaaatacaGTCTGCTGATCAAGGAAGTGAAATTCCTAACAATTTATCGGGAGGAGTGCTTATTGATCAATTATATATTGTTGCTCCAGAAGACTTGAATGTATTACTATTTTCACCTGATTCTAATTTTCCCAAGTCATTATCAGAAGAACAGGGTACTTCAGAACTGCAAATTTGTCCTTGGAAGTTAGAGAATGGTGGGGAAACCTTGAAAAGATCACTTACTTACATCAAGGCTGCCACTAAATTAATTAAGGCTGTCAAAGGCTATGAGGACCAGACATATTTAAAAGCTGATGGGAAGAACTTTGCTGTTTTGGGCAGTGTCAGCACCCCAGATGTTATGTATGGCACCACCTTTAGAGTAGAAGTACTTTATGTGATCACACCTGGACCAGAGTTGCCATCAGGGGAACAGTGTTCACGTCTCGTGATATCTTGGCGAATGAATTTTTTACAGAGCACCATGATGAAAGGAATGATAGAAAGTGGAGCTCGGCAAGGTATGAAGGACAGCTTTGATCAGTATGCTACTTTGTTATGTCAGACTGTAAAGCCTGTTGTCTCAAAGGACCTTGGTTCTAGTAAGGAACAAGCTTTGGCAACATTACGGCCTGAGCCCCAGTCAATCTTGAAGCTGGCAATGCAGTATTTAGCTAACTTCACAGTCTTCACAACATTCTTAATGGTATCATACGTGCTTGTCCATATTTATCTGGCAGCTCCTCGCACAATTCAAGGGCTTGAGTTTGTTGGGTTTGACTTACCAGATTCTATTGGTGAATTTGTTGTGTGTATTGTCTTGGTTCTTCAAGGTGAAAGGGTGTTGGGTTTAATCTCACGCTTCATGCAGGCCAGAGCCAGAGCACGCAAGG GTAGTGATCATGGAATTAAGGCACAAGGAGAAGGATGGATGCTAACTGTGGCCTTAATTGAAGGAAGCAATCTAGCTACTGTTGATTCTGGTGCATTCTGTGATCCATATGTGGTGTTTACTTGCAATGGGAAAACAAGAACCAGCTCAATTAAGTTCAAGAAATCTGATCCTTTATGGAATG aaatttttgaatttgatgCAATGGATGACCCTCCTTCTGTGCTGGATGTGGAAGTTTATGATTTTGATGGACCCTGTGATAAAGCTGCATCTCTGGGACGTGTTGAAATCAATTTCCTTAAAACAAACATCTCAGATCTTGCTGATATATGGGTTTCTCTAGAAGGAAAGTTGGCTTTGGCATGTCATTCTAAGTTGCACTTGAAAGTTTTTTTGAACAACACTAGAGGTGGGGATGTTGTAAAACACTACATAAGTAAAATGGAGAAAGAGGTGGGGAAGAAG ATTAATTTGCGGTCTCCTCAAACAAATTCAGCCTTTCAGAAACTCTTTGGGCTTCCACCTGAGGAATTTCTCATCAATGACTTCACCTgtcatttgaaaagaaaaatgcccCTGCAG GGCCGCCTATTTGTTTCAGCAAGAATTATTGGATTTCATGCAAATTTGTTTGGACACAAGACAAAATTCTTTTTGCTTTGGGAGGACATTGAAGACATCCAAATCATTCCTCCTACATTTTCATCGATGGGCAGTCCGATAATTGTCATAACTCTTTGGCCAGGAAGAGGTGTGGATGCAAGGCATGGTGCAAAAACTCAAGATGAAGAAGGCAGACTGAAATTCCGGTTCCAGTCCTTTGTGTCTTTCAATGTTGCAAACAG GACTATCATGGCTCTCTGGAAGGCCAGATCCTTGAGTCCCGAGCAAAAGGTCCAGTTAGTTGAAGAAGACTCTGAAACTAAAAGCCTTAGAAGTGAGGAGAGTGGGTCATTCATTGGTCTTGGTGATGTCAGCATGTCTGAGGTTCATTCTAGTGCTCTTTCAGTTCCT TGA